A genomic region of Paralichthys olivaceus isolate ysfri-2021 chromosome 18, ASM2471397v2, whole genome shotgun sequence contains the following coding sequences:
- the pomk gene encoding protein O-mannose kinase, whose protein sequence is MGRSSSRTLSHGVPVAAVCLAALLMSNVLIYLYLESVYQTEEQLAPPHGGCLPRHFKMVLMKNCTPWLQCSQIRAEVRKLKLIGQGAVKKVFLAEWRAQKVALSKLSSVDYLEDFLHGLSMLQALQGPQVVQLVGYCLEDHTLVTEHQPLGSLLNLDAVLEQEQHQQHNTWQTRLRLATDYVSILHYLHNSPAGRRVMCDSNSLEKTLSQFLLTSDFHLVVNDLDALPEVDQSRGSLVKCGHRELTGDFVAPEQLWPFVNEGKPFSDELMPEYDEKTDIWKIPDVTWFLMGRVPGGDLVHFHLFQIHEECKKTDPRLRPSAQDVLKVYRSVYSSMVRDAAGIRDML, encoded by the exons ATGGGACGCAGCAGCAGTCGTACGCTCTCCCACGGCGTTCCGGTGGCGGCGGTGTGCCTCGCTGCCTTGCTCATGAGCAACGTCTTGATCTACCTTTATCTGGAGTCAGTGTATCAGACTGAGGAGCAGCTGGCGCCCCCTCATGGAGGCTGTCTGCCGCGACACTTTAAGATGGTGTTGATGAAGAACTGCACCCCGTGGCTCCAGTGCTCACAGATCAGAGCAGAAGTCCGCAAGCTGAAGCTGATTGGCCAGGGAGCTGTGAAGAAG GTCTTTCTGGCTGAGTGGAGAGCCCAGAAGGTGGCGCTGTCCAAACTGTCCTCTGTGGATTACCTGGAGGATTTTCTCCATGGACTGTCCATGCTACAGGCTCTGCAGGGCCCCCAGGTGGTGCAGTTGGTGGGATATTGCCTTGAAGACCACACCCTGGTCACAGAGCACCAACCGCTCGGTTCCTTGCTCAACTTGGACGCTGTTTTGGAACAAGAGCAGCACCAGCAACACAACACGTGGCAGACACGACTGAGGCTGGCGACGGACTACGTCTCCATCCTCCATTACCTTCACAACAGCCCGGCCGGGCGGCGGGTCATGTGCGACTCCAACAGCCTGGAGAAAACGCTGTCCCAGTTTCTGCTGACGAGCGACTTTCACCTGGTGGTCAACGATCTGGACGCGTTGCCTGAGGTGGACCAATCCAGAGGCTCGTTGGTGAAATGTGGCCACAGAGAGCTCACCGGGGACTTTGTAGCTCCGGAGCAGCTTTGGCCATTCGTGAACGAAGGGAAGCCATTTTCAGACGAGCTCATGCCCGAGTACGACGAGAAGACGGATATCTGGAAGATCCCTGACGTGACGTGGTTCCTGATGGGAAGAGTACCCGGGGGAGATTTAGTCCACTTCCATCTTTTTCAGATCCACGAGGAGTGTAAGAAGACGGACCCCAGGCTGCGGCCCTCAGCTCAGGATGTTTTAAAGGTGTACAGATCGGTCTACAGCAGCATGGTCCGAGACGCTGCTGGAATCAGAGACATGCTGTAG
- the LOC109637608 gene encoding thyrotropin receptor-like isoform X3 translates to MNLSLLSVLSVLVQLCLSLDPCPAECQCDWDVLSVSCVGAELWPVFHSSTQEVWLVGSRLSSVPQDAFVNLLNISHIYISEDDSLRRLERHSFHNLSRLTHIQLTGIKTLSFIDQEAFKNLPNLTYLEIVENIFIQTIPANSFTGISDNTLTVLLNSNGVKEIQSYAFNGSRLEEVYLHRNVDLEQIHEFAFYGVIHGPTHLDLSETKVRSLPSRGLETIEKLRAENTWALKVLPPSSVFLHLQSAALTFPSHCCGLQLLKRWRGHTEAVFCNLTRSALEKLQESSAALSQEYLGHYYDAPMCPTEPFHPDGVFYVELATQRLTEGFDFSLCNERHADVGGPLCTPLPDALNPCEDVMSQGFLRVLVWGVSLLAISANLLVMFILLSSRQKLSVTRFLMGHLAFADFCMGMYLLLIASVDLYTHSHYYHYAIAWQTGSGCKLAGALSLFASELSVYTLTLISLQRWHAIFFAMRPDRRMRLRHAAVLMLAGWLLCVILALLPLVGVSSYQRVSICLPMDTETTAAQAYVVSVLMINVTAFVVVCLCYLHIYCMVHNPQHQSSRCDTSMAKRMAVLIFTSFLCLAPICFYGLSAAFHRPLMTVTDSKVLLVLFYPLNSCAHPFLYVILTKAFHRDILMLLSRAGLFQWRAHLY, encoded by the exons ATGAATCTGAGTCTCCTGTCCGTCCTCTCCGTCCTCGTCcagctgtgtctgtctctggatCCCTGTCCAGCTGAGTGTCAGTGTGACTGGGACGtcctcagtgtttcctgtgtagGAGCTGAGCTCTGGCCTGTTTTCCACTCCAGCACTCAGGAGGT GTGGCTCGTCGGGTCCAGACTTTCCTCAGTTCCTCAGGACGCCTTCGTCAACCTGCTCAACATCTCTCACAT ATACATCTCTGAGGATGATTCTTTAAGACGTCTGGAGAGACATTCTTTCCACAACCTCTccagactcacacacat ACAACTAACTGGCATCAAAACTCTGTCGTTCATTGACCAAGAGGCGTTCAAGAACCTGCCTAATTTAACGTACCT GGAGATAGTGGAGAACATCTTCATACAAACCATTCCTGCGAATTCTTTCACTGGAATATCTGACAACACTCTGACCGT CCTGTTAAACAGTAACGGAGTGAAAGAAATCCAGAGTTACGCCTTCAACGGGAGCAGACTGGAGGAAGT GTATCTTCACAGGAATGTGGATTTGGAACAAATCCATGAATTTGCATTTTACGGTGTCATTCACGGCCCAACTCACCT agaccTTTCAGAAACCAAGGTTCGCTCTCTGCCCTCGAGAGGCCTGGAGACCATTGAAAAGCTCCGGGCTGAAAACACTTGGGCTCTTAAAGTGCTGCCCCCCTCCAGCGTCTTTCTGCATCTACAGAGCGCTGCATTGACTTTCCCCAGCCACTGCTGCGGCCTCCAACTGctgaagagatggagagg ACACACGGAGGCGGTCTTCTGTAACCTGACCCGCAGCGCTCTAGAAAAACTGCAGGAATCCTCAGCAGCTCTGTCTCAGGAATATCTGGGTCATTACTACGACGCCCCCATGTGTCCGACGGAACCCTTTCATCCCGACGGTGTGTTCTACGTGGAGTTAGCGACGCAGCGTCTCACCGAAGGTTTTGACTTCTCGCTGTGTAATGAACGTCACGCAGATGTTGGAGGCCCCCTGTGCACGCCCCTGCCTGACGCCCTGAACCCCTGTGAGGACGTGATGAGTCAGGGGTTCCTCAGGGTGCTGGTGTGGGGGGTCAGTCTTTTGGCCATTTCAGCAAACCTCCTGGTGATGTTCATCCTGCTGAGCAGCCGACAGAAACTGTCCGTCACCCGTTTCCTCATGGGTCACCTGGCGTTTGCAGACTTCTGTATGGGGATGTACCTGCTGCTCATCGCGTCCGTCGACCTCTACACTCACTCCCATTACTACCACTATGCTATCgcctggcaaacaggaagtggctgtAAGCTAGCAGGGGCGTTATCATTGTTTGCCAGTGAGCTGTCCGTGTACACGTTAACTTTAATCAGCCTTCAGCGCTGGCACGCCATCTTCTTCGCCATGAGGCCAGACAGGAGAATGAGGCTACGCCACGCGGCCGTGTTGATGCTCGCCGGCTGGTTGCTGTGCGTGATCCTCGCTCTGCTTCCTCTGGTTGGCGTGAGCAGTTACCAGAGGGTGAGCATCTGTTTACCGATGGACACGGAGACGACGGCTGCTCAGGCGTACGTGGTCTCCGTCCTGATGATCAACGTCACAGCCTTCGTGGTGGTCTGCTTGTGTTACCTCCACATCTACTGTATGGTGCACAACCCCCAGCACCAGTCCAGCAGGTGCGACACCAGCATGGCCAAACGCATGGCCGTCCTCATTTTCACCAGCTTCCTGTGTCTGGCTCCCATTTGCTTTTACGGTTTGTCTGCAGCTTTCCACCGACCACTGATGACCGTCACCGATTCCAAG gtGCTGCTGGTTCTCTTCTACCCTCTCAACTCTTGTGCTCACCCCTTTTTATACGTTATCCTGACGAAAGCCTTTCACCGAGACATCCTGATGTTGCTGAGCAGGGCGGGGCTGTTTCAGTGGAGAGCACACCTCTACTGA
- the LOC109637608 gene encoding thyrotropin receptor-like isoform X4: MNLSLLSVLSVLVQLCLSLDPCPAECQCDWDVLSVSCVGAELWPVFHSSTQEVWLVGSRLSSVPQDAFVNLLNISHIYISEDDSLRRLERHSFHNLSRLTHIQLTGIKTLSFIDQEAFKNLPNLTYLEIVENIFIQTIPANSFTGISDNTLTVYLHRNVDLEQIHEFAFYGVIHGPTHLDLSETKVRSLPSRGLETIEKLRAENTWALKVLPPSSVFLHLQSAALTFPSHCCGLQLLKRWRGHTEAVFCNLTRSALEKLQESSAALSQEYLGHYYDAPMCPTEPFHPDGVFYVELATQRLTEGFDFSLCNERHADVGGPLCTPLPDALNPCEDVMSQGFLRVLVWGVSLLAISANLLVMFILLSSRQKLSVTRFLMGHLAFADFCMGMYLLLIASVDLYTHSHYYHYAIAWQTGSGCKLAGALSLFASELSVYTLTLISLQRWHAIFFAMRPDRRMRLRHAAVLMLAGWLLCVILALLPLVGVSSYQRVSICLPMDTETTAAQAYVVSVLMINVTAFVVVCLCYLHIYCMVHNPQHQSSRCDTSMAKRMAVLIFTSFLCLAPICFYGLSAAFHRPLMTVTDSKVLLVLFYPLNSCAHPFLYVILTKAFHRDILMLLSRAGLFQWRAHLY, translated from the exons ATGAATCTGAGTCTCCTGTCCGTCCTCTCCGTCCTCGTCcagctgtgtctgtctctggatCCCTGTCCAGCTGAGTGTCAGTGTGACTGGGACGtcctcagtgtttcctgtgtagGAGCTGAGCTCTGGCCTGTTTTCCACTCCAGCACTCAGGAGGT GTGGCTCGTCGGGTCCAGACTTTCCTCAGTTCCTCAGGACGCCTTCGTCAACCTGCTCAACATCTCTCACAT ATACATCTCTGAGGATGATTCTTTAAGACGTCTGGAGAGACATTCTTTCCACAACCTCTccagactcacacacat ACAACTAACTGGCATCAAAACTCTGTCGTTCATTGACCAAGAGGCGTTCAAGAACCTGCCTAATTTAACGTACCT GGAGATAGTGGAGAACATCTTCATACAAACCATTCCTGCGAATTCTTTCACTGGAATATCTGACAACACTCTGACCGT GTATCTTCACAGGAATGTGGATTTGGAACAAATCCATGAATTTGCATTTTACGGTGTCATTCACGGCCCAACTCACCT agaccTTTCAGAAACCAAGGTTCGCTCTCTGCCCTCGAGAGGCCTGGAGACCATTGAAAAGCTCCGGGCTGAAAACACTTGGGCTCTTAAAGTGCTGCCCCCCTCCAGCGTCTTTCTGCATCTACAGAGCGCTGCATTGACTTTCCCCAGCCACTGCTGCGGCCTCCAACTGctgaagagatggagagg ACACACGGAGGCGGTCTTCTGTAACCTGACCCGCAGCGCTCTAGAAAAACTGCAGGAATCCTCAGCAGCTCTGTCTCAGGAATATCTGGGTCATTACTACGACGCCCCCATGTGTCCGACGGAACCCTTTCATCCCGACGGTGTGTTCTACGTGGAGTTAGCGACGCAGCGTCTCACCGAAGGTTTTGACTTCTCGCTGTGTAATGAACGTCACGCAGATGTTGGAGGCCCCCTGTGCACGCCCCTGCCTGACGCCCTGAACCCCTGTGAGGACGTGATGAGTCAGGGGTTCCTCAGGGTGCTGGTGTGGGGGGTCAGTCTTTTGGCCATTTCAGCAAACCTCCTGGTGATGTTCATCCTGCTGAGCAGCCGACAGAAACTGTCCGTCACCCGTTTCCTCATGGGTCACCTGGCGTTTGCAGACTTCTGTATGGGGATGTACCTGCTGCTCATCGCGTCCGTCGACCTCTACACTCACTCCCATTACTACCACTATGCTATCgcctggcaaacaggaagtggctgtAAGCTAGCAGGGGCGTTATCATTGTTTGCCAGTGAGCTGTCCGTGTACACGTTAACTTTAATCAGCCTTCAGCGCTGGCACGCCATCTTCTTCGCCATGAGGCCAGACAGGAGAATGAGGCTACGCCACGCGGCCGTGTTGATGCTCGCCGGCTGGTTGCTGTGCGTGATCCTCGCTCTGCTTCCTCTGGTTGGCGTGAGCAGTTACCAGAGGGTGAGCATCTGTTTACCGATGGACACGGAGACGACGGCTGCTCAGGCGTACGTGGTCTCCGTCCTGATGATCAACGTCACAGCCTTCGTGGTGGTCTGCTTGTGTTACCTCCACATCTACTGTATGGTGCACAACCCCCAGCACCAGTCCAGCAGGTGCGACACCAGCATGGCCAAACGCATGGCCGTCCTCATTTTCACCAGCTTCCTGTGTCTGGCTCCCATTTGCTTTTACGGTTTGTCTGCAGCTTTCCACCGACCACTGATGACCGTCACCGATTCCAAG gtGCTGCTGGTTCTCTTCTACCCTCTCAACTCTTGTGCTCACCCCTTTTTATACGTTATCCTGACGAAAGCCTTTCACCGAGACATCCTGATGTTGCTGAGCAGGGCGGGGCTGTTTCAGTGGAGAGCACACCTCTACTGA
- the LOC109637608 gene encoding thyrotropin receptor-like isoform X1, with translation MNLSLLSVLSVLVQLCLSLDPCPAECQCDWDVLSVSCVGAELWPVFHSSTQEVWLVGSRLSSVPQDAFVNLLNISHIYISEDDSLRRLERHSFHNLSRLTHIQLTGIKTLSFIDQEAFKNLPNLTYLGISNTGLTSFPELQHIQSSQEDFILEIVENIFIQTIPANSFTGISDNTLTVLLNSNGVKEIQSYAFNGSRLEEVYLHRNVDLEQIHEFAFYGVIHGPTHLDLSETKVRSLPSRGLETIEKLRAENTWALKVLPPSSVFLHLQSAALTFPSHCCGLQLLKRWRGHTEAVFCNLTRSALEKLQESSAALSQEYLGHYYDAPMCPTEPFHPDGVFYVELATQRLTEGFDFSLCNERHADVGGPLCTPLPDALNPCEDVMSQGFLRVLVWGVSLLAISANLLVMFILLSSRQKLSVTRFLMGHLAFADFCMGMYLLLIASVDLYTHSHYYHYAIAWQTGSGCKLAGALSLFASELSVYTLTLISLQRWHAIFFAMRPDRRMRLRHAAVLMLAGWLLCVILALLPLVGVSSYQRVSICLPMDTETTAAQAYVVSVLMINVTAFVVVCLCYLHIYCMVHNPQHQSSRCDTSMAKRMAVLIFTSFLCLAPICFYGLSAAFHRPLMTVTDSKVLLVLFYPLNSCAHPFLYVILTKAFHRDILMLLSRAGLFQWRAHLY, from the exons ATGAATCTGAGTCTCCTGTCCGTCCTCTCCGTCCTCGTCcagctgtgtctgtctctggatCCCTGTCCAGCTGAGTGTCAGTGTGACTGGGACGtcctcagtgtttcctgtgtagGAGCTGAGCTCTGGCCTGTTTTCCACTCCAGCACTCAGGAGGT GTGGCTCGTCGGGTCCAGACTTTCCTCAGTTCCTCAGGACGCCTTCGTCAACCTGCTCAACATCTCTCACAT ATACATCTCTGAGGATGATTCTTTAAGACGTCTGGAGAGACATTCTTTCCACAACCTCTccagactcacacacat ACAACTAACTGGCATCAAAACTCTGTCGTTCATTGACCAAGAGGCGTTCAAGAACCTGCCTAATTTAACGTACCT CGGGATCAGTAACACAGGCCTCACGTCGTTTCCTGAACTTCAACATATTCAGTCCAGTCAGGAGGATTTTATTCT GGAGATAGTGGAGAACATCTTCATACAAACCATTCCTGCGAATTCTTTCACTGGAATATCTGACAACACTCTGACCGT CCTGTTAAACAGTAACGGAGTGAAAGAAATCCAGAGTTACGCCTTCAACGGGAGCAGACTGGAGGAAGT GTATCTTCACAGGAATGTGGATTTGGAACAAATCCATGAATTTGCATTTTACGGTGTCATTCACGGCCCAACTCACCT agaccTTTCAGAAACCAAGGTTCGCTCTCTGCCCTCGAGAGGCCTGGAGACCATTGAAAAGCTCCGGGCTGAAAACACTTGGGCTCTTAAAGTGCTGCCCCCCTCCAGCGTCTTTCTGCATCTACAGAGCGCTGCATTGACTTTCCCCAGCCACTGCTGCGGCCTCCAACTGctgaagagatggagagg ACACACGGAGGCGGTCTTCTGTAACCTGACCCGCAGCGCTCTAGAAAAACTGCAGGAATCCTCAGCAGCTCTGTCTCAGGAATATCTGGGTCATTACTACGACGCCCCCATGTGTCCGACGGAACCCTTTCATCCCGACGGTGTGTTCTACGTGGAGTTAGCGACGCAGCGTCTCACCGAAGGTTTTGACTTCTCGCTGTGTAATGAACGTCACGCAGATGTTGGAGGCCCCCTGTGCACGCCCCTGCCTGACGCCCTGAACCCCTGTGAGGACGTGATGAGTCAGGGGTTCCTCAGGGTGCTGGTGTGGGGGGTCAGTCTTTTGGCCATTTCAGCAAACCTCCTGGTGATGTTCATCCTGCTGAGCAGCCGACAGAAACTGTCCGTCACCCGTTTCCTCATGGGTCACCTGGCGTTTGCAGACTTCTGTATGGGGATGTACCTGCTGCTCATCGCGTCCGTCGACCTCTACACTCACTCCCATTACTACCACTATGCTATCgcctggcaaacaggaagtggctgtAAGCTAGCAGGGGCGTTATCATTGTTTGCCAGTGAGCTGTCCGTGTACACGTTAACTTTAATCAGCCTTCAGCGCTGGCACGCCATCTTCTTCGCCATGAGGCCAGACAGGAGAATGAGGCTACGCCACGCGGCCGTGTTGATGCTCGCCGGCTGGTTGCTGTGCGTGATCCTCGCTCTGCTTCCTCTGGTTGGCGTGAGCAGTTACCAGAGGGTGAGCATCTGTTTACCGATGGACACGGAGACGACGGCTGCTCAGGCGTACGTGGTCTCCGTCCTGATGATCAACGTCACAGCCTTCGTGGTGGTCTGCTTGTGTTACCTCCACATCTACTGTATGGTGCACAACCCCCAGCACCAGTCCAGCAGGTGCGACACCAGCATGGCCAAACGCATGGCCGTCCTCATTTTCACCAGCTTCCTGTGTCTGGCTCCCATTTGCTTTTACGGTTTGTCTGCAGCTTTCCACCGACCACTGATGACCGTCACCGATTCCAAG gtGCTGCTGGTTCTCTTCTACCCTCTCAACTCTTGTGCTCACCCCTTTTTATACGTTATCCTGACGAAAGCCTTTCACCGAGACATCCTGATGTTGCTGAGCAGGGCGGGGCTGTTTCAGTGGAGAGCACACCTCTACTGA
- the LOC109637608 gene encoding thyrotropin receptor-like isoform X2: MNLSLLSVLSVLVQLCLSLDPCPAECQCDWDVLSVSCVGAELWPVFHSSTQEVWLVGSRLSSVPQDAFVNLLNISHIYISEDDSLRRLERHSFHNLSRLTHIQLTGIKTLSFIDQEAFKNLPNLTYLGISNTGLTSFPELQHIQSSQEDFILEIVENIFIQTIPANSFTGISDNTLTVYLHRNVDLEQIHEFAFYGVIHGPTHLDLSETKVRSLPSRGLETIEKLRAENTWALKVLPPSSVFLHLQSAALTFPSHCCGLQLLKRWRGHTEAVFCNLTRSALEKLQESSAALSQEYLGHYYDAPMCPTEPFHPDGVFYVELATQRLTEGFDFSLCNERHADVGGPLCTPLPDALNPCEDVMSQGFLRVLVWGVSLLAISANLLVMFILLSSRQKLSVTRFLMGHLAFADFCMGMYLLLIASVDLYTHSHYYHYAIAWQTGSGCKLAGALSLFASELSVYTLTLISLQRWHAIFFAMRPDRRMRLRHAAVLMLAGWLLCVILALLPLVGVSSYQRVSICLPMDTETTAAQAYVVSVLMINVTAFVVVCLCYLHIYCMVHNPQHQSSRCDTSMAKRMAVLIFTSFLCLAPICFYGLSAAFHRPLMTVTDSKVLLVLFYPLNSCAHPFLYVILTKAFHRDILMLLSRAGLFQWRAHLY; the protein is encoded by the exons ATGAATCTGAGTCTCCTGTCCGTCCTCTCCGTCCTCGTCcagctgtgtctgtctctggatCCCTGTCCAGCTGAGTGTCAGTGTGACTGGGACGtcctcagtgtttcctgtgtagGAGCTGAGCTCTGGCCTGTTTTCCACTCCAGCACTCAGGAGGT GTGGCTCGTCGGGTCCAGACTTTCCTCAGTTCCTCAGGACGCCTTCGTCAACCTGCTCAACATCTCTCACAT ATACATCTCTGAGGATGATTCTTTAAGACGTCTGGAGAGACATTCTTTCCACAACCTCTccagactcacacacat ACAACTAACTGGCATCAAAACTCTGTCGTTCATTGACCAAGAGGCGTTCAAGAACCTGCCTAATTTAACGTACCT CGGGATCAGTAACACAGGCCTCACGTCGTTTCCTGAACTTCAACATATTCAGTCCAGTCAGGAGGATTTTATTCT GGAGATAGTGGAGAACATCTTCATACAAACCATTCCTGCGAATTCTTTCACTGGAATATCTGACAACACTCTGACCGT GTATCTTCACAGGAATGTGGATTTGGAACAAATCCATGAATTTGCATTTTACGGTGTCATTCACGGCCCAACTCACCT agaccTTTCAGAAACCAAGGTTCGCTCTCTGCCCTCGAGAGGCCTGGAGACCATTGAAAAGCTCCGGGCTGAAAACACTTGGGCTCTTAAAGTGCTGCCCCCCTCCAGCGTCTTTCTGCATCTACAGAGCGCTGCATTGACTTTCCCCAGCCACTGCTGCGGCCTCCAACTGctgaagagatggagagg ACACACGGAGGCGGTCTTCTGTAACCTGACCCGCAGCGCTCTAGAAAAACTGCAGGAATCCTCAGCAGCTCTGTCTCAGGAATATCTGGGTCATTACTACGACGCCCCCATGTGTCCGACGGAACCCTTTCATCCCGACGGTGTGTTCTACGTGGAGTTAGCGACGCAGCGTCTCACCGAAGGTTTTGACTTCTCGCTGTGTAATGAACGTCACGCAGATGTTGGAGGCCCCCTGTGCACGCCCCTGCCTGACGCCCTGAACCCCTGTGAGGACGTGATGAGTCAGGGGTTCCTCAGGGTGCTGGTGTGGGGGGTCAGTCTTTTGGCCATTTCAGCAAACCTCCTGGTGATGTTCATCCTGCTGAGCAGCCGACAGAAACTGTCCGTCACCCGTTTCCTCATGGGTCACCTGGCGTTTGCAGACTTCTGTATGGGGATGTACCTGCTGCTCATCGCGTCCGTCGACCTCTACACTCACTCCCATTACTACCACTATGCTATCgcctggcaaacaggaagtggctgtAAGCTAGCAGGGGCGTTATCATTGTTTGCCAGTGAGCTGTCCGTGTACACGTTAACTTTAATCAGCCTTCAGCGCTGGCACGCCATCTTCTTCGCCATGAGGCCAGACAGGAGAATGAGGCTACGCCACGCGGCCGTGTTGATGCTCGCCGGCTGGTTGCTGTGCGTGATCCTCGCTCTGCTTCCTCTGGTTGGCGTGAGCAGTTACCAGAGGGTGAGCATCTGTTTACCGATGGACACGGAGACGACGGCTGCTCAGGCGTACGTGGTCTCCGTCCTGATGATCAACGTCACAGCCTTCGTGGTGGTCTGCTTGTGTTACCTCCACATCTACTGTATGGTGCACAACCCCCAGCACCAGTCCAGCAGGTGCGACACCAGCATGGCCAAACGCATGGCCGTCCTCATTTTCACCAGCTTCCTGTGTCTGGCTCCCATTTGCTTTTACGGTTTGTCTGCAGCTTTCCACCGACCACTGATGACCGTCACCGATTCCAAG gtGCTGCTGGTTCTCTTCTACCCTCTCAACTCTTGTGCTCACCCCTTTTTATACGTTATCCTGACGAAAGCCTTTCACCGAGACATCCTGATGTTGCTGAGCAGGGCGGGGCTGTTTCAGTGGAGAGCACACCTCTACTGA